Sequence from the Thermocoleostomius sinensis A174 genome:
GTTACAGCGCGAACTGCTAATTCATCGGTTTGGATTTCAACCCAGCGATATTTTGGTCTTGACCGATCAACAGGCAACTCGGCAAAACATTGAAGATGCTTTTTTATTTCATCTCACCAACCAAGCTCAAGCAGGCGATGTGGTGGTCTTTCACTTCAGTGGATTAGGCAGCCGCATTCACAGCGAATCACCGGGTGAGTCGCAGACTAGTTTAGTTCCGATAGATGGCTGGATGCCAACGGATGACGATCCCACGATTCATGATTTGCTAGAAGACACACTGGGGCTACTGCTGCGATCGCTGTCCACCGAGCAGGTGACAACGATTCTGGATGCAGGATATACCGATTTGGGTCGCACGGTTCAAGGCAATTTGCGCATTCGATCGCGCCCCACAGCCGTGATTGGGCAACCAAGCGAAGCCGAGTTGGCCATTCAGGAACAGTTGATGAGTCAATTTAAACTTTCGCCTGAACAAGTGCGAACCCAGTGGCAGTCGGGGCAGTTGCCGGGTGTGGTCTTAACCGCAAGTCGATCGAACCTCATTGCGACAGAAGGACAGTGGAATGGGTTTAATGCTGGTTTGTTTACCTATGCGTTGACGCAACAACTGTGGTGGTCTACGCCAGCTACCACGCTAAGAACGAGCCTCAGTTTGGCCGCTAGTAGTGTTAAACAACTGTCTGGCATTGAACAACAGCCAGGATTGGTGGGGCAGAAGTTGCAACTGACCAAACTTCCTGCCTATAACCTCACGCCTGAAACGACGGATGCCGATGGGGTGATTCAGGCAGTTGATGACGATGGACGAGTGCATGTGTGGTTGGCGGGTCTGCCAACGCTAGTGTTAGAGCATTATGGGGCTGCTTCGGTGTTGGCGATCGTTTCCCCTGCGGCTGAACTGGCGACCGATTCAACCGAGAATGAAGCGTCTTCAAACAAAGCTCAACTACCGCTGCTGCAAACTCGCTCACGAGATGGGTTGATGGTAAAAGCCCGTCCCTGCTGTGGTGAATCAAGTCAGTTCATTCGATCGGGACAATTGGTGCAAGAGTTGGTGCGCGTATTGCCGCGCAATATTGGGTTAACTGTGGCACTCGATGCTAGCCTAGAGCGAATTGAGCGGGTAGATGCCACAAGTGCCTTTTCGAGCATTCCTCGCGTCTCGTCCGTGATTGCAGGAGAACCAGCCGACTTTTTGTTTGGCAAAACTGCGATGGCACAACCCACGCTGACCGCCTCATTGGCCCCGTCCCCGGCTC
This genomic interval carries:
- a CDS encoding caspase family protein, with amino-acid sequence MGLKRRAFLRRSGLLMAALGISEAGLSLLAERYQQALAQPTRRKLALLVGINQYPEQVCDCALVRGNALNGCLTDVELQRELLIHRFGFQPSDILVLTDQQATRQNIEDAFLFHLTNQAQAGDVVVFHFSGLGSRIHSESPGESQTSLVPIDGWMPTDDDPTIHDLLEDTLGLLLRSLSTEQVTTILDAGYTDLGRTVQGNLRIRSRPTAVIGQPSEAELAIQEQLMSQFKLSPEQVRTQWQSGQLPGVVLTASRSNLIATEGQWNGFNAGLFTYALTQQLWWSTPATTLRTSLSLAASSVKQLSGIEQQPGLVGQKLQLTKLPAYNLTPETTDADGVIQAVDDDGRVHVWLAGLPTLVLEHYGAASVLAIVSPAAELATDSTENEASSNKAQLPLLQTRSRDGLMVKARPCCGESSQFIRSGQLVQELVRVLPRNIGLTVALDASLERIERVDATSAFSSIPRVSSVIAGEPADFLFGKTAMAQPTLTASLAPSPAPANRNYGLFSLGRDAIPNTLTQDDEAIKTAVNRITPQLRTLLALKLLRLTANRGSSRLNLQATLEMIAPQERIIMQQETVRLQPASLLEKEVKPRVYTADLFTTDGSATLPIGSRIRYQLRNCGSQPVYFILLGLDPSGNPIAFYSTAESTAILPGETLVVPQAVTEWVVQGTSGLAETHLILSRSPFTQAYQALKAPSQADVRQVVVIQNPLDVMQMVLQDLHNASADLLPHVDIPADTYALDVHAWTTFSFVYQVTQG